One Candidatus Eisenbacteria bacterium genomic window carries:
- a CDS encoding NAD(P)/FAD-dependent oxidoreductase — protein MDRWDIVTIGGGIAASALAKAMAERGARVLVVEREREFRDRVRGEALAPWGAAELAALGLLRDVQPAIAEELRTLRFFVAGTQVSERPFAATTLQGMNWFSFYHPDLQRICVDAAVRAGAEVRRGARVVGLRPGRPPVVSVEQDGRRDDVAARIVVAADGRGSAARGLAGFETRRDPERLLFAGVYVETLGLEPGHFYQFADPPHGRMGYVFPQRDGRARCYVGWNASSGAARLQGEAGFGRFKAEAEAIGIPHGAFATARMAGPLATFDGADSWVEHPYRDGVALLGDAAATSDPTWGQGMSMALRGARVLRDALAAGDDWEAAGHAYAAEHDRAYAIVHRADGWYADLFMEMSPEADERRARVFPLFVEDPTRVVDVPSSGPDSPCDERARRRFFGEE, from the coding sequence GTGGATCGCTGGGACATCGTCACGATCGGCGGCGGCATCGCCGCCAGCGCGCTCGCGAAGGCGATGGCCGAGCGCGGGGCCCGCGTCCTGGTCGTCGAGCGCGAGCGGGAGTTCCGCGATCGCGTGCGAGGCGAAGCGCTGGCCCCCTGGGGCGCCGCGGAGCTCGCGGCGTTGGGGCTCCTTCGCGACGTGCAACCCGCGATCGCCGAGGAGCTGCGTACCCTGCGCTTCTTCGTCGCCGGCACGCAGGTCTCCGAGCGCCCGTTCGCAGCCACGACGCTGCAGGGGATGAACTGGTTCTCCTTCTATCACCCCGACCTGCAGCGCATCTGCGTCGACGCTGCCGTGCGCGCGGGCGCCGAGGTGCGGCGCGGCGCCCGCGTCGTCGGCCTTCGCCCCGGACGACCGCCCGTCGTCTCGGTCGAGCAGGACGGACGTCGCGACGACGTCGCTGCGCGCATCGTCGTCGCGGCCGACGGGCGCGGCTCGGCCGCGCGCGGGCTCGCCGGTTTCGAGACCCGCCGCGATCCGGAGCGACTCCTGTTCGCCGGCGTGTACGTCGAGACCCTCGGGCTCGAACCCGGCCACTTCTACCAGTTCGCCGACCCGCCGCACGGCCGCATGGGGTACGTCTTCCCGCAGCGTGATGGCCGCGCACGTTGCTACGTCGGGTGGAACGCGTCGAGCGGCGCGGCGCGCCTGCAAGGCGAGGCGGGGTTCGGGCGGTTCAAGGCCGAAGCGGAGGCGATCGGCATCCCGCACGGCGCCTTCGCGACCGCGCGCATGGCGGGTCCGCTGGCGACGTTCGACGGCGCCGATTCGTGGGTCGAGCACCCGTATCGCGACGGCGTCGCGCTGCTCGGTGACGCGGCTGCGACGAGCGATCCGACGTGGGGCCAGGGCATGTCGATGGCGCTGCGCGGCGCGCGCGTGCTGCGCGACGCGCTCGCCGCCGGCGACGACTGGGAGGCCGCGGGCCACGCCTACGCGGCCGAGCACGATCGCGCCTACGCCATCGTCCATCGCGCCGACGGCTGGTACGCCGACCTCTTCATGGAGATGAGCCCGGAAGCCGACGAGCGCCGGGCGCGCGTGTTCCCGCTGTTCGTCGAAGACCCGACACGCGTGGTCGACGTGCCCAGCAGCGGCCCGGACAGCCCGTGCGACGAGCGGGCGCGGCGTCGCTTCTTCGGGGAAGAGTAG
- a CDS encoding DUF1329 domain-containing protein: MRRTIRFAWLGLALGALWLVAPARAADDQPWVLDANNWQEGEKLLPEPVVKRLKDGQYWFKVVPVDPKKFRENYSGKFWDATASNAGKYDVEPKQCGLVDKSTGKIPDFLIGLPFPTIDKSDPNAACKIAHNFAFAGNAGGGGGATFTLNGVDGNGQFRRVKAFLHGMIYQGRLEGQIQDNPENLAVQGVGGALEPQDVEGVSTLTKRYWDWDSQDAIWAYVPSTRRARRVNAASRSDPVAGLDIFADDLNCYAGKIEYYQWKLVGESTVLAPVLQPYPFKMKPGPSPTRFAVDTPYMSAGYEKPGSKGAPWWIQENLVFVPRPVWIVEGQSSDPYYNFGKVIMYFDKEMYRIYWKLVHNRAGEYFYTAMCGYHFVKNDETYHAVFPNLVVGVNDKTNRAALGGRYQESFIEKKWDPAYFSLRTLTRMTD; the protein is encoded by the coding sequence ATGAGAAGAACGATTCGTTTCGCGTGGCTCGGCCTCGCGCTGGGCGCGCTGTGGCTCGTCGCGCCCGCACGTGCCGCCGACGACCAGCCGTGGGTGCTCGACGCCAACAACTGGCAGGAGGGCGAGAAGCTCTTGCCCGAGCCCGTCGTGAAGCGCCTGAAGGACGGGCAGTACTGGTTCAAGGTCGTTCCCGTCGATCCCAAGAAGTTCCGCGAGAACTATTCGGGCAAGTTCTGGGACGCGACGGCATCGAACGCTGGCAAGTACGACGTCGAGCCGAAGCAGTGCGGCCTCGTCGACAAGTCGACCGGCAAGATCCCGGACTTCCTGATCGGGCTGCCGTTCCCGACCATCGACAAGAGCGATCCCAACGCCGCCTGCAAGATCGCGCACAACTTCGCCTTCGCGGGCAACGCCGGCGGCGGCGGCGGCGCCACGTTCACGCTGAATGGCGTCGACGGCAACGGACAGTTCCGTCGCGTGAAGGCCTTCTTGCACGGCATGATCTACCAGGGTCGCCTCGAAGGGCAGATCCAGGACAACCCGGAGAACCTCGCGGTCCAGGGCGTCGGTGGCGCGCTCGAGCCACAGGACGTCGAGGGCGTCTCCACGCTCACCAAGCGCTACTGGGACTGGGACAGCCAGGACGCCATCTGGGCGTACGTGCCGTCGACCCGCCGCGCGCGTCGCGTGAACGCGGCCTCGCGCTCGGATCCGGTCGCGGGCCTCGACATCTTCGCCGACGATCTCAACTGCTACGCGGGCAAGATCGAGTACTACCAGTGGAAGCTCGTCGGCGAGAGCACGGTGCTCGCCCCGGTGCTCCAGCCGTATCCTTTCAAGATGAAGCCTGGCCCGAGCCCGACGCGGTTCGCGGTCGACACGCCGTACATGTCGGCCGGCTACGAGAAGCCCGGCAGCAAGGGCGCCCCCTGGTGGATCCAGGAGAATCTCGTCTTCGTGCCGCGTCCGGTGTGGATCGTCGAAGGACAGTCGAGCGACCCCTACTACAACTTCGGCAAGGTCATCATGTACTTCGACAAGGAGATGTACCGCATCTACTGGAAGCTCGTGCACAACCGCGCCGGCGAGTACTTCTACACCGCGATGTGCGGCTACCACTTCGTGAAGAACGACGAGACCTACCACGCCGTGTTCCCGAACCTGGTCGTCGGCGTGAACGACAAGACGAACCGTGCCGCGCTCGGCGGCCGCTATCAGGAATCGTTCATCGAGAAGAAGTGGGATCCGGCGTACTTCTCGCTCCGCACGCTCACGCGCATGACCGACTGA
- a CDS encoding DUF4340 domain-containing protein, with the protein MTGRGTIGLAITFAVLATYLALTRPPAAPPEEALAATLLSTPIDSISRVDIGSDLTAVRRGSEWSVPQVEDLLAALATLRPVGIVDEAPSDPSAYGLGADAPRLRVLSGTRTVLDLELGAPNPAGTGLYVRHAGQTPVLLVGSLLRWEVEKVRRVASTTATP; encoded by the coding sequence GTGACGGGTCGAGGGACCATCGGCCTCGCGATCACGTTCGCGGTCCTGGCGACGTACCTCGCGCTCACGCGCCCGCCCGCTGCGCCACCCGAGGAGGCGCTCGCAGCGACGCTTCTCTCGACTCCGATCGATTCGATCTCGCGGGTCGACATCGGATCGGATCTCACCGCCGTACGCCGCGGGAGCGAGTGGAGTGTCCCCCAGGTGGAGGATCTGCTGGCAGCCCTGGCCACGCTGCGACCCGTCGGCATCGTCGACGAGGCGCCGAGCGACCCGTCGGCCTACGGTCTCGGGGCTGACGCGCCGCGGCTTCGCGTGCTCTCGGGCACACGCACGGTCCTCGACCTCGAGCTCGGCGCGCCGAACCCCGCGGGCACCGGACTGTACGTGCGACACGCCGGCCAGACGCCGGTGCTGCTCGTCGGCTCTCTGCTCCGCTGGGAGGTCGAAAAGGTCCGGAGAGTCGCTTCGACGACCGCAACGCCTTGA